The nucleotide sequence ACACCGACAAAGATCGAAAGCCCTGTATTGATGATTTCTGACAACTTGCCGGCGAAGGCACCGGTTGTCGTATCTGTTATCccagagaaggaggccaCTCCCCCAGTCGAAACACCAACAACGGAGCCCAGCCGCGAGGTTTCCGTCGAATCTGATTCGAAGCCCTCCGTTACTACTGAGTCTTTCTCAGAGCTCGCTGATCCCAAGCCTATTGGCAGCCCTGAGCTCGTCCACAAGCCAGAGCTCATCAGCAATCCTGAAcccatcaacaacgccaagCCAGTCGCCAGCACTGATCCGATCGACGATTCCAGGCCTACCGACTCCAGGCCTACCGACTCCGAACCCATTGAAATTTCTGAGCAGATCAGTGAACCTGAACCCGTCAGCAACTTCGAGCCCATCGGCAGCTCTGAGCTCATCAGCAAATCAAACACTGAGGCACCCAACAGCCCCAAGCCTACGAGCAACCCTGAGCCTATCAGCATTATTGAACACACCGCCAGCCCTGTGCTCACCAACGAGCCTGAGCCGGTCGGCAGCTTCCAGCCTATCAGCCGCCCCGAGGTCGTCAGCAAGCCCGAACGCATCAACAGACCTGAGCCTACTAGCGCTTCCAGGCCTGTCAATAGCCCCGAGCTCGCGAACATTCCCCATCGAGAGGTATCCATTGAAAACCAACCGAGCAGGCCCAGCGAGTCCCGGAGCTTTCATACCGAAGATGTGGCCATGGAGAACCAGTACACTTATTCACCCGCGAGCACCTATGTCGATCCCGTACCAACACCACCCGCATCAGAGAtccagtctcatcaacacaGCGTTAAACGCGCCTTACTCAACCACATGTCTGCCGATCTTTTCCAACTCAAGGCAAAGTCAACAACCCTCATCTTTCCTAAAGCCGTATTCGACCTGGAGACCCTACAGTCAACACTGCCACCTATTCAATCACTTCCTAGCATGCACGGTTATTCTCAGACTCTCCGACCCATTAGTGATCAGATGGGCTCCCCAGTACCCAGCATTAGCCAGACACAATCGTTTCCCTCTCAAAGCACACCTTCGTCTGCGTACAACTCACCAGCACCACAACATACACCAGTACCGCAGCATACACCGGCACCACAGCACATGCCTGCACCCGTTGCCCAAGCTCCTATCACAACAATCAAAAAGAAGACTGGTCCGCGGAAGCCAGTCCCTACACACAGACCTGTTCCTTCTCAAAGACCTGTCCCTACAGTACCTACGCATAGGGCCTCCGCCACACCGAAGCCTGCCGCCGCGCAGAGAGCTGCCATCACAAAGAAGCCTGCCGCTCCAAGGAGACCCGTTCCCACACAGAGACCTCTCGCTCCACACCGACCTGCCGCCGTAGAAGAAGCCGAGCCTCGATTCGGAGAGACTCTCTATGGCGTTTCCGAGTATATTCTGCAGGGAGTTAGGAGATGGCTCAGGACTACTGAGAAGAACCCCAAGATCTCTGAATTTTGCTTTTCTGATGGACTCTATCGATGTCCTTGGTGTCACAAACGGTTTGCGCGAGCTGGAATTTTTACGGATCATTTGTCTTTGAAGCATGATGAGCGGCCTAAGCCGCCGGAGATTAGACCAGATCACAGATGATCTGCGACTACAAGAGTTCAGGGAGTTCAGGACGGGTATAAATATATTGTAATGAAATTTCATACACGTTTGCATTCTCGTTTATTGTGTCGTGACCTCTTTTGCTGCTTGCTGCGGGCGTCGGGCTTGAACACGACGGACAAGTCGAGAGCTTTATTTGAATTACTTGCAAGACTACAATCTAGTGTCACTTGAAATAACCTTTCCTAGCGCAAATCCTTGCTCGAAATAGTCAAGAAACATGGACCAGCTTCAACCCCCAAAGTGCATTTCGGGCCTCGGGTTGGTGTTGACCGAGATCCACATCACAGCAGGTCATAATCCCCGCATAAAGACTGTTGTTCTGGCCACTTCTTTACTTGAAACAATTCTTCTTCATTCACTTTGATAAAAACGCACGA is from Fusarium keratoplasticum isolate Fu6.1 chromosome 11, whole genome shotgun sequence and encodes:
- a CDS encoding C2H2-type domain-containing protein — protein: MPPKRRFASRSSNLVPERPSKKLRLSSPPMSPASSKISPKNLKLKRSRVSPSPSVKSEQSQTERIEDTIICAPIEWAPIIEDEDELDVEEEEQLTQRSIPFDEVFQNESVKRIITQFPKGHGSWYILRCEEHDVDFKTHPLRAASAHLRSRQHGRLQDTTGPAVIEHFGTKVLNCNEELAQKNNAAALKFKPAIKQEETQHVDEFVPAQFAPRESVSKEPTPEAVPEVSVPEQPLPEEPASEAEPEAVPETISEAVPEVSVPEESAPEESTQQESTTELVLKESASHHKKRKLSSTPCNVEDEVSPAKDEPMEESSHDPIISPTPGIVYLAYRESTKTWLPALILPRNNLHKVGVSTTLESLGLVENVPKCYVYDPGTKCLEWKAQYEDGGSLVAQRQFPVVYFDATGFPSKDAAGWVGTGDLQELDLSDTSACLEPHFSMARDFVTKRLGKTGDCKSLSPLAIPDTEANSEMQSSTRATPTKIESPVLMISDNLPAKAPVVVSVIPEKEATPPVETPTTEPSREVSVESDSKPSVTTESFSELADPKPIGSPELVHKPELISNPEPINNAKPVASTDPIDDSRPTDSRPTDSEPIEISEQISEPEPVSNFEPIGSSELISKSNTEAPNSPKPTSNPEPISIIEHTASPVLTNEPEPVGSFQPISRPEVVSKPERINRPEPTSASRPVNSPELANIPHREVSIENQPSRPSESRSFHTEDVAMENQYTYSPASTYVDPVPTPPASEIQSHQHSVKRALLNHMSADLFQLKAKSTTLIFPKAVFDLETLQSTLPPIQSLPSMHGYSQTLRPISDQMGSPVPSISQTQSFPSQSTPSSAYNSPAPQHTPVPQHTPAPQHMPAPVAQAPITTIKKKTGPRKPVPTHRPVPSQRPVPTVPTHRASATPKPAAAQRAAITKKPAAPRRPVPTQRPLAPHRPAAVEEAEPRFGETLYGVSEYILQGVRRWLRTTEKNPKISEFCFSDGLYRCPWCHKRFARAGIFTDHLSLKHDERPKPPEIRPDHR